In one Thermanaerovibrio velox DSM 12556 genomic region, the following are encoded:
- a CDS encoding 3-isopropylmalate dehydratase small subunit: MTRIIRGNAWVFGDHVDTDVIIPARYLTTHDPVELGRHCMEDASPNFPGEVKRGDIIVAGENFGCGSSREHAPLAIMGCGISCVIAASFARIFYRNAINLGLPILEIPDPLEFTSQGDLLSVNLDHGRVSNLTKGTERKFPPIRGMAEKIVSAGGLVNYVKGIIVHGTSRR; the protein is encoded by the coding sequence ATGACCCGCATCATAAGGGGTAACGCCTGGGTCTTCGGGGACCACGTGGACACGGACGTGATAATCCCCGCCAGATACCTCACCACCCACGACCCGGTGGAGCTTGGAAGGCACTGCATGGAGGACGCATCCCCCAACTTCCCAGGGGAGGTCAAGAGAGGGGACATCATCGTGGCGGGGGAGAACTTCGGCTGCGGCTCCAGCAGGGAACACGCCCCCCTGGCGATAATGGGTTGCGGGATCTCCTGCGTCATAGCCGCTTCGTTCGCCAGGATATTCTACAGAAACGCCATAAACCTGGGGCTTCCCATATTGGAGATACCCGACCCACTGGAGTTCACGTCCCAGGGGGACCTTCTAAGCGTAAACCTAGACCACGGCAGGGTGAGCAACCTCACTAAGGGGACCGAGCGGAAGTTCCCCCCGATCAGGGGTATGGCGGAAAAGATCGTCTCCGCCGGGGGGCTGGTCAACTACGTCAAAGGTATCATCGTCCATGGAACCTCAAGGAGGTGA
- a CDS encoding aconitase family protein, producing the protein MACPNLPSNVKPARELREVKVHQVFIGSCTNGRLEDIRAAASVLQGRQLAPSVRGVLIPASRRVFSAAAKEGLLDVFIEAGFSICTPSCGPCLGGHLGILGKGEVCISTSNRNFTGRMGHRDSLVYLANPAVAAASGVTGRITDPADLD; encoded by the coding sequence GTGGCGTGCCCCAACCTGCCCTCCAACGTAAAGCCCGCAAGGGAGCTCCGGGAAGTGAAGGTCCACCAGGTCTTCATAGGCTCCTGCACCAACGGCCGCCTGGAGGACATAAGGGCCGCCGCATCGGTGCTCCAGGGCCGACAGCTGGCACCTTCCGTCCGGGGGGTCTTGATCCCCGCTTCCCGCAGGGTCTTCAGCGCCGCCGCGAAGGAAGGGCTGCTGGACGTCTTCATTGAGGCGGGCTTCTCGATCTGCACCCCCAGCTGCGGGCCATGCCTTGGGGGACACCTGGGCATACTCGGCAAGGGAGAGGTGTGCATATCCACCAGCAACCGAAACTTCACGGGCCGCATGGGACACCGGGACAGCCTCGTGTACCTGGCAAACCCGGCGGTGGCCGCCGCAAGCGGGGTAACCGGCAGGATAACCGACCCGGCGGATCTGGATTAA
- a CDS encoding 2-isopropylmalate synthase yields MNRVRIFDTTLRDGEQAAGVNLNLQEKLRIAQRLDQMGVDVIEAGFPAASDGDFQAVKAVGEAVSCTVAGLARTREQDILRAFEALKGAARPRIHVFIATSPIHMEYKLKMTPQEVLAEIRKGVRLAKSLAEDVEFSAEDASRSEIDFLKEAYMTAAEMGASTLNVPDTVGYAQPEEFGAFVKALIDSMGTSSLIWSVHCHDDLGLAAANSLAAVAAGARQVECTVNGIGERAGNASLEEIVMALKTRRDFFRLDTGVNTRHLYPMSRLVSRLTGLPVPPNKAVVGDNAFAHESGIHQHGMLSNRNTYEIMSPEDVGAPSSSLVLGKHSGSHAFRERVKEMGYHLSDQELKEAFKLFKDLCDRKKSVTNEDIEAILEDRVMSTMEGCRYELLSFSVQASSDTAHASVTLKVDGEEKTDAAAGNGPVEAAYRAIDRITGLSPELKEFRITAVSGSADSLGEASVELSLNGLSALGRWASTDVIGSAIGAYVNALNRLTARERVVDRA; encoded by the coding sequence TTGAATAGGGTTCGAATATTCGACACCACCCTTAGGGACGGGGAGCAGGCCGCGGGGGTAAACCTCAACCTCCAAGAAAAGCTCCGGATAGCCCAGAGACTGGATCAGATGGGGGTAGACGTGATAGAAGCCGGGTTCCCCGCCGCATCGGACGGGGACTTCCAGGCGGTGAAAGCCGTGGGGGAGGCGGTGTCCTGTACCGTGGCGGGGCTCGCCAGGACCAGGGAACAGGACATACTGAGGGCCTTCGAGGCCCTCAAGGGGGCGGCCCGCCCAAGGATACACGTGTTCATAGCCACCAGCCCCATACACATGGAGTACAAGCTGAAGATGACCCCCCAAGAGGTGCTGGCGGAGATCCGGAAGGGGGTAAGGCTCGCCAAAAGCCTGGCGGAAGACGTGGAGTTCTCCGCCGAAGACGCCTCCCGCTCGGAGATCGATTTCCTCAAAGAGGCCTACATGACCGCCGCGGAGATGGGGGCATCCACCCTCAACGTGCCTGACACCGTGGGATACGCCCAGCCGGAGGAGTTCGGGGCCTTCGTCAAGGCCCTCATCGACTCCATGGGGACAAGCTCACTGATCTGGTCCGTCCACTGTCACGACGACCTGGGGCTCGCGGCGGCCAACTCCCTGGCGGCGGTGGCGGCAGGGGCAAGACAAGTGGAGTGCACCGTGAACGGCATAGGAGAACGGGCGGGGAACGCCTCCCTGGAGGAGATCGTCATGGCCCTCAAGACCCGACGGGACTTCTTCCGCCTGGACACCGGGGTGAACACAAGGCACCTTTACCCCATGAGCCGACTGGTGAGCCGCCTCACCGGCCTCCCCGTGCCTCCCAACAAGGCGGTGGTGGGGGACAACGCCTTCGCCCACGAATCGGGCATACACCAGCACGGCATGCTGTCGAACCGGAACACCTACGAGATCATGAGCCCCGAGGACGTGGGGGCACCCTCCTCTTCCCTCGTGCTGGGCAAGCACTCGGGGAGCCATGCCTTTAGAGAACGGGTGAAGGAGATGGGCTATCACCTCAGCGACCAGGAGCTCAAGGAGGCCTTCAAGCTCTTCAAGGACCTCTGCGACCGGAAGAAATCGGTCACCAACGAGGACATCGAGGCCATCCTCGAGGACCGGGTGATGAGCACCATGGAGGGCTGCCGCTACGAGCTCCTGAGCTTCTCCGTCCAAGCCTCGTCGGACACCGCTCACGCCAGCGTGACCCTAAAGGTGGACGGGGAGGAGAAGACCGACGCGGCGGCGGGGAACGGCCCGGTGGAGGCGGCCTACAGGGCCATAGACCGGATAACCGGCCTCAGCCCGGAGCTCAAGGAGTTCCGCATAACCGCGGTGAGCGGCAGCGCCGATTCCCTTGGGGAGGCCTCGGTGGAGCTCTCCCTCAACGGCCTCTCCGCCCTCGGCAGATGGGCATCCACGGACGTCATAGGCTCCGCCATCGGGGCCTACGTGAACGCCCTAAACCGGCTCACCGCGAGGGAGAGGGTGGTGGACCGTGCCTAG
- the ilvC gene encoding ketol-acid reductoisomerase, which produces MARVFYDHHGDMGFLKDKTVAILGYGSQGHAHAQNLKDSGVSVVVGLREDSPSAPLARSHGLEVFPTREAAARADVVMFLMPDHIQGAVFQSIRDALKPRATLAFAHGFAIRYGTVTPPEDADVFMIAPKSPGHLVRRMYQEGKGVPALMAIHQDRSGDCRSVALAYGCALGCGRAGIIETTFAEETETDLFGEQAVLCGGVTELAKAGFETLVEAGYQPEIAYFECLNELKLIVDMMFEGGLSWMRYSVSDTAKYGDMIAGHRVVNHSSREAMKELLSDIQSGEFARRWIDENHSGRPNMSRWIRDESEHPIEKVGRDLRSMMPWMESKEPPKQDTGKGGRGR; this is translated from the coding sequence ATGGCAAGGGTTTTCTACGATCATCACGGGGACATGGGCTTTCTTAAGGACAAGACGGTGGCGATCCTTGGATACGGAAGCCAAGGACACGCCCACGCCCAGAACCTCAAGGACTCCGGCGTATCCGTGGTGGTGGGGCTCCGGGAAGACAGCCCCTCCGCCCCGCTGGCCAGGTCCCACGGCCTTGAGGTCTTCCCCACCCGGGAGGCGGCGGCCAGGGCGGACGTGGTGATGTTCCTCATGCCAGACCACATACAGGGGGCGGTGTTCCAGTCCATTCGGGATGCCCTAAAACCCAGGGCAACCCTGGCGTTCGCCCACGGCTTTGCCATCCGCTACGGCACGGTCACCCCACCGGAGGATGCGGACGTGTTCATGATCGCCCCCAAGAGCCCGGGACACCTGGTGCGACGGATGTACCAGGAGGGCAAAGGAGTGCCGGCCCTCATGGCGATCCACCAGGACAGATCCGGGGATTGTCGCTCCGTAGCCCTGGCCTACGGCTGCGCCCTGGGATGCGGCAGGGCGGGCATCATAGAGACCACCTTCGCGGAGGAGACCGAGACGGACCTGTTCGGGGAGCAGGCGGTGCTCTGCGGGGGCGTGACGGAGCTGGCAAAGGCGGGCTTCGAAACCCTGGTGGAGGCGGGATACCAACCGGAGATAGCCTACTTCGAATGCCTCAACGAGCTAAAGCTCATCGTGGACATGATGTTCGAGGGGGGCCTCTCATGGATGAGGTACTCGGTGAGCGACACCGCCAAGTACGGGGACATGATCGCAGGACACCGGGTGGTCAACCACTCCTCCCGGGAGGCCATGAAGGAGCTCCTATCGGACATCCAATCCGGGGAGTTCGCCAGACGTTGGATCGACGAAAACCACTCCGGCCGACCCAACATGTCCCGCTGGATACGGGATGAATCGGAACACCCCATAGAAAAGGTGGGGCGCGATCTCCGCTCCATGATGCCCTGGATGGAGTCGAAGGAGCCTCCGAAGCAGGATACCGGAAAGGGGGGGCGGGGCCGTTGA
- the ilvN gene encoding acetolactate synthase small subunit: MGHTLSILAEDHPGVLMRIAGLIYRRGYNIQSLSVGPTHEEGISRFTVVIQSDRREIFPLMGQLRKLIEVLWVQELQDENSVDRRIALIKVRCPVPMRQEILRLGEIFRCRVVDLGDSTVTFEVTGDKDKIEACIRALMPYGVLETASSGSVCMNRETSPQEAEQNLLPREAVAC; encoded by the coding sequence ATGGGACACACCCTCAGCATCCTGGCGGAGGACCACCCGGGGGTCCTCATGCGCATAGCAGGACTCATCTACCGACGGGGCTACAACATTCAAAGCCTCAGCGTGGGCCCAACCCACGAAGAGGGCATATCCCGCTTCACCGTGGTCATCCAATCGGACCGACGAGAGATATTCCCCCTCATGGGACAGCTCAGGAAACTCATAGAGGTGCTCTGGGTCCAGGAGCTCCAGGATGAGAACTCCGTGGACCGCCGCATAGCCCTGATCAAGGTAAGATGCCCCGTCCCCATGAGACAGGAGATCCTAAGGCTGGGGGAGATATTCCGGTGCCGAGTGGTGGACCTGGGTGACAGCACCGTAACCTTCGAGGTCACCGGTGACAAGGACAAGATAGAGGCCTGCATCAGGGCCCTCATGCCGTACGGAGTCCTTGAAACCGCATCCTCCGGCTCCGTATGCATGAACCGGGAGACCTCTCCACAGGAGGCGGAACAAAACCTCCTGCCCCGGGAGGCGGTGGCCTGCTAA
- a CDS encoding Fur family transcriptional regulator, whose amino-acid sequence MDFESLFKLRGIRVTRFRLKLLAALREAGRPLSYQEMKGLMGREADKVTFYRNLEALCRAQVVHRVLGLDGAFRYCANDVSSHRCPGNHPHALCLRCGRMWCLKGEEMPRLEVPEGFRVEGKQLVVFGVCPDCEGEGRMDGVMSGRCL is encoded by the coding sequence ATGGATTTTGAGAGCCTTTTCAAGCTTCGTGGCATCCGGGTGACCCGGTTCCGGTTAAAGCTTTTGGCGGCCCTTAGGGAGGCGGGACGTCCCTTGTCCTACCAGGAGATGAAGGGGCTCATGGGGCGGGAGGCGGACAAGGTGACCTTCTACAGGAACCTTGAGGCCCTTTGCCGGGCCCAAGTGGTTCATCGGGTTCTGGGGCTGGATGGGGCCTTTCGGTATTGTGCCAACGACGTGTCGTCCCATCGGTGTCCTGGCAACCATCCTCATGCCCTTTGCCTTCGGTGTGGCAGGATGTGGTGTCTTAAGGGGGAGGAGATGCCCCGGCTGGAGGTTCCGGAGGGGTTCCGGGTGGAGGGTAAGCAGCTGGTGGTCTTCGGGGTCTGCCCGGACTGTGAGGGGGAGGGCAGGATGGATGGTGTGATGAGCGGGAGGTGCCTTTAG
- a CDS encoding Rossmann-like domain-containing protein: MLEEVLRRAMDLAWGRIGEDTPVTVRVLTPKEAIGDAEWDFPLLRGKERLLEADVLGARGQAFSPFARDFQGTVGELLALDSSDPFARALKVAFANGVVRLMGMEERTVHCRDGAPTKCALEFKARLAERAGHDGNVVVVGLQPAILWGAVEALGAHRVKVLDLQRENIGLEVHGVTVLDGSSELEAALEGARVALVTGSSFANGTFEGISDACRLAGCDVILYGTTGAALSALMGVERWCFFGE; this comes from the coding sequence GTGCTCGAGGAGGTTCTTCGGAGGGCTATGGATCTTGCTTGGGGCCGGATTGGGGAGGATACCCCTGTGACGGTGCGGGTTCTCACTCCCAAGGAGGCCATTGGGGATGCGGAATGGGATTTTCCCCTTCTGAGGGGTAAGGAGCGCCTCTTGGAGGCGGACGTCTTAGGGGCCAGGGGGCAGGCTTTTTCGCCTTTCGCCAGGGATTTTCAGGGCACCGTGGGGGAGCTTTTGGCCCTTGATAGCTCCGACCCCTTTGCCAGGGCCCTCAAGGTGGCGTTTGCGAACGGGGTTGTGCGGCTCATGGGGATGGAGGAACGGACGGTTCACTGCCGGGACGGGGCTCCGACGAAGTGCGCCCTGGAGTTCAAGGCCAGGCTTGCGGAGCGGGCAGGTCATGATGGGAACGTGGTTGTGGTGGGGCTTCAGCCGGCGATACTCTGGGGTGCCGTGGAGGCATTGGGGGCCCATAGGGTTAAGGTCCTGGACCTTCAGCGGGAGAACATAGGGCTGGAGGTCCATGGGGTGACGGTTTTGGACGGTTCCTCGGAGCTTGAGGCGGCGCTTGAGGGTGCCAGGGTCGCCCTGGTTACCGGCTCGTCCTTCGCCAACGGCACCTTCGAGGGGATATCCGATGCCTGCAGGCTGGCGGGCTGCGATGTCATACTTTACGGAACCACCGGTGCGGCCCTTTCAGCCCTAATGGGGGTGGAGCGCTGGTGTTTCTTCGGGGAGTGA
- the modA gene encoding molybdate ABC transporter substrate-binding protein: MFKGAFRFLSRAVLVAAFLSLSPSVSLGAGGGDLMVAVVFGFKPPMERIVEKYNESGVKLSVSYGTSGEIARQISMGAPYQVFICSDRRWEDFVKSKGLVKHGFEIASNPVVLWTPKGKKPLELKDLPNSKIAIPDPNTAAYGIKAREYLEKVGLWNSMVSKGMVIMGGGPQRAALVAKTGMADGAIIGCSVAKDMKEGSFVEVPVKAPVFTVLVLKGASREAEALAEFLRSRDSVKGILEDCGFIPLR; encoded by the coding sequence ATGTTCAAGGGGGCTTTCAGGTTCTTGTCCCGGGCTGTCTTGGTCGCCGCATTTCTCTCGCTGTCTCCTTCGGTTTCCCTGGGGGCCGGGGGAGGGGATCTCATGGTGGCGGTGGTCTTTGGCTTCAAACCCCCCATGGAGAGGATCGTAGAGAAGTACAATGAGAGCGGAGTTAAGCTGAGCGTCTCTTACGGCACTTCCGGTGAGATAGCAAGACAGATCAGCATGGGGGCTCCCTATCAGGTCTTCATCTGTTCCGACCGGCGTTGGGAGGATTTCGTTAAGTCCAAGGGGCTTGTTAAGCATGGCTTTGAGATTGCCTCCAACCCGGTGGTCCTTTGGACCCCCAAGGGCAAGAAGCCCCTTGAGTTGAAGGACCTGCCGAACTCCAAGATCGCCATACCGGACCCCAACACTGCGGCGTACGGAATTAAGGCAAGGGAGTACCTTGAGAAGGTGGGCCTTTGGAATTCCATGGTTTCCAAGGGGATGGTGATAATGGGGGGAGGTCCCCAGAGGGCTGCGCTGGTGGCCAAGACCGGGATGGCCGATGGGGCCATCATAGGCTGCAGCGTGGCGAAGGACATGAAGGAGGGGAGCTTCGTGGAGGTGCCGGTGAAGGCGCCGGTGTTCACCGTCCTGGTCTTAAAGGGGGCGTCAAGGGAGGCGGAGGCCCTGGCGGAGTTCTTGAGGAGCCGGGATTCGGTGAAGGGTATCCTGGAGGACTGCGGGTTCATCCCCTTGAGGTGA
- a CDS encoding molybdate ABC transporter permease subunit, with the protein MLDALLISLKVLAIDAPILALLGAALGWVLSRWSFRGRELLGLMLQLPVIMPPSVLGFYLLFVIAKTPGLRDMGVLFSFPAAVIGSIAPSLPLMIQSARGAFGSVDRTLEEAARVLGASRLRVFFSVTLPLCRRQLGVGLALACARALGDFGVTLMLAGNVPGSTQTLPLYIYSQVETLDFGAAHLASGLLALVGVGCLFLIRVMENGRGTLH; encoded by the coding sequence TTGCTGGACGCGCTTCTCATAAGCTTGAAGGTGCTTGCCATAGATGCCCCGATCCTGGCGCTCCTGGGGGCAGCCCTCGGATGGGTCTTGTCCCGGTGGAGCTTCCGGGGTAGGGAGCTGTTGGGGCTTATGCTTCAGCTCCCGGTGATCATGCCTCCTTCAGTGCTTGGCTTTTACCTTTTGTTTGTAATCGCCAAGACTCCGGGGCTTAGGGACATGGGGGTGTTGTTCTCCTTTCCCGCGGCGGTGATTGGGTCTATAGCGCCATCGCTGCCCCTGATGATTCAATCCGCCAGGGGGGCCTTTGGATCCGTGGACAGGACGTTGGAGGAGGCCGCCAGGGTCCTTGGGGCCTCGAGGCTAAGGGTCTTTTTCTCCGTCACCCTTCCCCTTTGCAGGCGCCAGTTGGGGGTGGGCCTTGCTTTAGCCTGTGCCAGGGCCCTTGGGGACTTTGGGGTCACCTTGATGCTGGCGGGGAACGTGCCGGGTTCAACCCAGACCCTGCCGCTCTACATATACAGCCAGGTGGAGACCCTGGACTTCGGAGCTGCCCACTTGGCCTCCGGGCTTCTTGCCCTGGTGGGCGTAGGATGTCTTTTTCTGATTAGGGTGATGGAGAATGGCCGGGGAACTCTTCATTGA
- a CDS encoding ABC transporter ATP-binding protein has product MAGELFIDFRMVHPLGSFRIDASFGMDRESCVLFGPSGSGKSSLLRAMAGLISPRDGYMRLGDRVLMDTSRGIFVPSELRRTSLCFQSLALFPHMTALENVGYGVRGGGEVKRRRALEWLERVHMRGLENRYPHQLSGGQRQRVAIARALAADPELLLLDEPFSALDGPLRRNLRKELRDLQRQTRIPMVYVTHNMDDVCALGDRVVIMRDGQVRGVFSGRSMWEAGRAGEVFSALGWGNLLEGRFIRSEGGWAMVGPFGEVFLGIREGLKEGPGRAFVSPEAVKPVYQDVPIQEDLRRNVFEGTVEEVLPLPSFVRLEVSVGEGRIWQVDVPRSSSFALTVREGMAALFTIPPWSVEVVGCG; this is encoded by the coding sequence ATGGCCGGGGAACTCTTCATTGACTTCAGGATGGTTCATCCCCTGGGGAGTTTTCGAATTGACGCCTCGTTCGGCATGGATCGGGAGTCCTGCGTCCTATTCGGTCCCAGCGGCTCTGGGAAGTCCAGCCTCTTGAGGGCCATGGCGGGGCTGATATCCCCGAGGGATGGTTACATGAGGCTTGGGGATAGGGTGTTGATGGACACCTCCAGGGGGATATTCGTGCCTTCGGAGCTTCGCAGGACGTCCCTGTGCTTTCAGTCCCTGGCGCTTTTCCCCCACATGACTGCATTGGAGAACGTGGGATACGGGGTAAGGGGTGGTGGGGAGGTTAAGCGCCGGAGGGCTCTGGAGTGGCTCGAGCGGGTTCACATGAGGGGGCTTGAGAACCGGTATCCCCACCAGCTCTCCGGGGGACAGCGTCAGAGGGTGGCGATCGCCAGGGCCCTTGCAGCGGATCCGGAGCTCCTATTGTTGGACGAACCGTTCAGTGCCCTGGACGGTCCTTTGAGGAGGAATTTGAGGAAGGAGCTTCGGGATCTGCAGCGACAGACCCGGATCCCCATGGTGTACGTGACCCATAACATGGACGACGTGTGCGCCCTTGGGGACAGGGTTGTAATCATGAGGGACGGACAGGTCCGGGGGGTGTTCTCCGGCCGAAGCATGTGGGAGGCGGGCAGGGCCGGCGAGGTCTTCAGCGCCCTGGGCTGGGGCAACCTCCTTGAGGGGCGTTTCATCCGCTCCGAGGGGGGGTGGGCCATGGTCGGCCCCTTTGGGGAGGTGTTCCTGGGGATCCGGGAGGGGCTGAAGGAGGGTCCGGGAAGGGCCTTCGTGTCTCCCGAGGCGGTTAAACCGGTTTATCAGGACGTGCCCATACAGGAGGATCTGCGCCGCAACGTCTTTGAGGGAACGGTGGAGGAGGTGCTTCCCCTGCCTTCGTTCGTCAGGCTGGAGGTGTCGGTTGGGGAGGGTCGGATTTGGCAGGTGGACGTGCCTAGGTCATCGTCATTCGCCTTGACCGTCCGGGAGGGCATGGCCGCTTTATTTACTATACCGCCCTGGTCGGTGGAGGTTGTAGGCTGTGGGTAA
- a CDS encoding molybdopterin-binding protein, producing the protein MEVRIVKAEEAVGHQLAHDLTQIDPKSGYKGARFKRGHVVVPEDLPVLLSMGREHLQVLTLEADEVHEDDAALMMARLVAGEGLTVEGPDEGRCTLRAAHNGLLLFNGAFVDRINQDGDWIFSTLQEGRPVKASQPVAAFRIRPLVVKRRQVDRALAAAEPIRVLPFRPLKVGLVTTGSEFRKGLAEDAFRPRLQRKLDFFGGVMVGQWFASDRMEEIAESVREALDAGAELVICTGGMSVDVDDRTPGAIRTVCDRISFQGVPSLPGSMLMLGWAGEVPVVGAPACVVHDERTTLDRLLPYLFAGLDVPEGQVRKWGVGGLCCRCEACFFPNCSFSWG; encoded by the coding sequence GTGGAGGTAAGGATAGTGAAGGCAGAGGAGGCGGTGGGGCACCAGCTGGCCCACGATCTCACCCAGATAGACCCAAAGAGCGGCTACAAGGGGGCCCGGTTCAAGCGGGGGCATGTGGTGGTCCCGGAGGACCTGCCGGTCTTGCTTTCCATGGGACGGGAGCACCTTCAGGTGCTCACATTGGAGGCCGACGAGGTGCACGAGGACGACGCGGCCTTGATGATGGCCCGGTTGGTGGCGGGGGAGGGGCTCACCGTGGAGGGCCCCGACGAGGGGCGCTGCACCTTGAGGGCGGCCCACAACGGGCTTTTGCTTTTCAACGGGGCCTTCGTGGACCGGATAAACCAGGACGGGGACTGGATTTTTTCCACCCTTCAGGAGGGCCGTCCTGTTAAGGCCTCCCAGCCGGTGGCGGCCTTTAGGATAAGGCCCTTGGTGGTTAAAAGGCGCCAGGTGGACAGGGCCTTGGCTGCGGCGGAGCCCATTCGGGTGCTACCCTTCAGGCCCCTCAAGGTGGGGCTTGTGACCACCGGTTCGGAGTTTAGAAAGGGCCTTGCGGAGGATGCCTTCCGGCCCCGGCTTCAGCGCAAGCTGGACTTCTTCGGTGGCGTCATGGTGGGTCAGTGGTTCGCGTCGGACCGGATGGAGGAGATCGCTGAATCCGTGAGGGAGGCACTGGATGCCGGGGCGGAGCTGGTGATATGCACTGGCGGCATGAGCGTGGACGTGGACGACCGCACCCCCGGGGCCATAAGGACCGTTTGCGATCGGATATCCTTCCAGGGGGTTCCGTCCCTGCCGGGCAGCATGCTGATGCTCGGCTGGGCGGGTGAGGTCCCTGTGGTGGGGGCTCCTGCCTGCGTGGTGCACGATGAGCGGACCACCCTGGACAGGCTTTTGCCGTACCTCTTCGCCGGGCTGGACGTGCCGGAGGGGCAGGTTCGCAAGTGGGGGGTAGGAGGGTTGTGCTGCCGGTGTGAGGCGTGCTTCTTCCCCAACTGTTCTTTCTCGTGGGGATAG
- a CDS encoding dicarboxylate/amino acid:cation symporter: MKKLGLLSRLVIAIVLGIVIGSVAPEWAVRGLVTLSSIFGSFLSFMIPLIIVGFVAPGIGDLGHGAGKLLALTVIIAYASTLFAGSLAFLVDSSLFPHLVHAASHAGGNPEEALLKPFFVIEMPQIMGVMSALVLAFVLGVGMAQTKSRSLMNGMKEFQNIIENILGNFIIPLLPLLICGTFANLTYVGEVQVLLKTFAKVYMVVIGLHLTVIAIQYTVACTVAGKNPIKALLNMVPAYVTAIGTQSSAATIPVTLRQTKENNVSEDVADFVIPLCATIHLSGSTITITSCSIAVMMMHGVNFSFSTMFPFIMMLGLMMVAAPGVPGGAIMAALGILQSMLGFGPDMQALMIALYIAQDSFGTACNVTGDGAIAILVDKLKGSLIGTAKA; the protein is encoded by the coding sequence GTGAAGAAGCTCGGTCTGTTGTCTCGCCTTGTGATCGCCATCGTGCTGGGAATAGTCATCGGCTCGGTGGCACCGGAGTGGGCGGTGAGGGGGCTCGTGACCCTAAGCTCCATCTTCGGAAGTTTCCTCAGCTTCATGATTCCCTTGATAATCGTAGGCTTTGTGGCCCCCGGCATAGGTGACCTGGGGCATGGGGCAGGAAAGCTCTTGGCCCTCACGGTCATCATAGCCTACGCCTCCACGCTGTTCGCCGGATCCCTGGCCTTCCTGGTGGACAGCTCCCTCTTCCCCCACCTGGTCCACGCGGCATCCCATGCGGGGGGCAACCCGGAGGAGGCGCTCCTCAAACCCTTCTTCGTGATCGAGATGCCCCAGATAATGGGGGTCATGAGCGCCCTGGTGCTTGCCTTCGTGCTCGGCGTGGGGATGGCCCAGACCAAGAGCCGCTCCCTAATGAACGGCATGAAGGAGTTCCAGAACATCATCGAGAACATCCTGGGGAACTTCATAATCCCCCTGCTCCCGCTGCTCATATGCGGGACCTTCGCCAACCTCACCTATGTGGGGGAGGTACAGGTGCTCCTCAAGACCTTCGCCAAGGTCTACATGGTGGTAATAGGGCTTCACCTCACGGTCATCGCCATCCAGTACACCGTGGCCTGCACCGTGGCAGGCAAGAACCCCATAAAGGCCCTGCTCAACATGGTGCCCGCATACGTCACCGCCATAGGCACCCAGTCCTCCGCAGCCACCATACCGGTGACCCTAAGGCAGACCAAGGAGAACAACGTCTCCGAGGACGTGGCGGACTTCGTGATACCCCTCTGCGCCACCATACACCTGTCCGGCAGCACCATCACCATAACCAGCTGCTCCATAGCGGTCATGATGATGCACGGGGTTAACTTCTCCTTCTCCACCATGTTCCCCTTCATCATGATGCTGGGACTCATGATGGTGGCCGCCCCCGGCGTCCCCGGAGGGGCGATAATGGCGGCCCTTGGCATACTCCAGTCCATGCTGGGCTTCGGACCGGACATGCAGGCCCTCATGATAGCCCTCTACATAGCCCAGGACAGCTTCGGCACCGCCTGCAACGTCACCGGCGACGGGGCCATCGCCATCCTGGTGGACAAGCTGAAGGGGTCCTTGATCGGGACCGCCAAGGCATAA